A window of the Myxococcus fulvus genome harbors these coding sequences:
- a CDS encoding DUF2157 domain-containing protein — MPKDLLELDATPERLRALAEARVIPPDALERALALSTASPTPDAWRRFVSTVLLGLGALLVLSGVIYFFAYNWAQMHRFAKLGLIGVSILGTALLSRRLGDTLAGQCSLFASSVLVGAMLAVYGQAYQTGADAFELFVGWAALILPWVLAARFAPLWLLFLVLANTGIALFQDQVLGGGDDAKGWLAVVLGLLNGLAWATHEHFANQGVSWLQGRWLPRVLAAMAVLPLLAVGTAFIVIPDEVGLSGLAALVLLVGTFAAEYALHRHLRGELFLLTLGALSAMTLVSTGLGRVVFESLHDEFGLFIVAIIIIIQVAIAVSWLRAEARATGVSEES; from the coding sequence GCGTCATCCCTCCCGACGCCCTGGAGCGTGCACTCGCCCTCTCCACGGCCTCACCGACGCCCGATGCGTGGCGGCGCTTCGTGTCCACCGTGCTGCTCGGCCTCGGGGCGCTGCTGGTGCTCTCCGGCGTCATCTACTTCTTCGCCTACAACTGGGCGCAGATGCACCGCTTCGCCAAGCTGGGGCTCATCGGCGTCTCCATCCTCGGCACCGCGCTGCTCTCGCGCAGGCTCGGTGACACGCTCGCGGGACAGTGCAGCCTCTTCGCCTCGTCGGTCCTCGTCGGCGCGATGCTCGCGGTCTACGGACAGGCGTACCAGACGGGCGCGGACGCGTTCGAGCTGTTCGTCGGCTGGGCCGCGCTCATCCTGCCCTGGGTGCTCGCGGCGCGCTTCGCGCCGCTGTGGCTGCTCTTCCTCGTGCTCGCGAACACTGGCATCGCCCTCTTCCAGGACCAGGTCCTCGGCGGGGGTGACGACGCGAAGGGATGGCTCGCCGTGGTGTTGGGGTTGCTCAATGGCCTGGCGTGGGCCACCCACGAGCACTTCGCCAACCAGGGTGTCTCCTGGCTGCAGGGCCGCTGGCTGCCCCGCGTCCTCGCGGCGATGGCCGTGCTGCCCCTGCTCGCCGTCGGCACGGCGTTCATCGTCATCCCCGACGAGGTGGGCCTCAGCGGGCTCGCCGCCCTGGTGCTGCTCGTGGGGACCTTCGCCGCGGAGTACGCGCTCCACCGGCACCTGCGCGGCGAGCTGTTCCTGCTCACCCTCGGCGCGCTCTCGGCGATGACGCTCGTGTCGACGGGCCTGGGCCGCGTGGTGTTCGAGAGCCTGCACGACGAGTTCGGCCTCTTCATCGTCGCCATCATCATCATCATCCAGGTGGCCATCGCCGTCAGCTGGCTGCGCGCCGAGGCCCGCGCCACGGGCGTCTCGGAGGAGTCCTGA
- a CDS encoding DUF4401 domain-containing protein has translation MSLRPSIQQVLEGLRREGQVDTLAESRARTTLEVHQRISTASPWFVKAFAAFGAWVSAVFLLSFFVCVGLWREEEIFTVVGLVLVVAATALRRFVQGVFLEQLTLAVTLAGVGTVATGLAHFASDDAGVGAVLVISLALLFVYPDATMRFLATLGAGGAGLYLLLRWVPGPGMDLGLLAFTGLLHWLFLQQARLRTGRFGTLLGPVSFALACGLPAAMLTRLASFGRGSIDGHVTLPLPLLTLGLTAIALYTAWHVMREHDLSPSGTQGAAVFAALTLVAVLTVHTPAVISAVGLLTLGFHRRSSLMVGIATAFLLASGAWYYYDLSVTLLAKAIALAGSGLILLGLRLFLSRRFPQTPPPVEAR, from the coding sequence ATGTCCCTGCGCCCGTCCATCCAGCAGGTCCTCGAGGGTCTTCGACGCGAAGGCCAGGTCGACACGCTCGCCGAATCCCGCGCCCGCACCACGCTCGAGGTGCACCAGCGCATCAGCACCGCCTCGCCATGGTTCGTGAAGGCCTTCGCCGCCTTCGGAGCCTGGGTGTCCGCGGTCTTCCTGTTGAGCTTCTTCGTCTGTGTGGGGCTGTGGAGGGAAGAGGAGATCTTCACGGTGGTCGGCCTCGTGCTCGTCGTCGCCGCCACCGCGCTCAGGCGTTTTGTCCAGGGCGTCTTTCTCGAGCAGCTCACCCTCGCGGTGACACTCGCCGGAGTGGGCACGGTGGCGACCGGGCTCGCCCATTTCGCCTCGGATGACGCTGGTGTCGGGGCCGTGCTCGTCATCAGCCTGGCCCTGCTCTTCGTCTATCCGGACGCCACGATGCGCTTCCTCGCCACGCTCGGCGCGGGTGGGGCCGGGCTCTATCTGCTGCTGAGGTGGGTGCCGGGTCCGGGCATGGACCTGGGACTCCTCGCGTTCACGGGGCTGCTGCACTGGCTCTTCCTGCAGCAGGCGCGGTTGCGGACTGGCAGGTTCGGCACTCTCCTCGGCCCCGTCAGCTTCGCGCTCGCCTGCGGCCTGCCCGCGGCGATGCTCACGCGCCTCGCGTCCTTCGGCCGCGGGTCGATTGACGGGCACGTGACGCTGCCGCTGCCCCTGCTCACGCTGGGCCTCACCGCCATCGCCCTCTACACCGCGTGGCACGTCATGAGGGAGCACGACCTGTCCCCCTCCGGCACCCAGGGCGCGGCCGTCTTCGCGGCGCTCACGCTCGTCGCAGTCCTCACGGTCCACACGCCCGCGGTCATCTCGGCGGTGGGGCTCCTGACGCTCGGCTTCCATCGGCGCAGCAGCCTGATGGTGGGAATCGCCACCGCGTTCCTGCTCGCCTCGGGCGCCTGGTACTACTACGACCTCAGCGTCACCTTGCTCGCCAAGGCCATCGCGCTCGCGGGCAGCGGGCTCATCCTGCTCGGCCTCCGGCTCTTCCTCTCGCGCCGATTCCCCCAGACGCCGCCCCCCGTGGAGGCACGCTGA
- a CDS encoding GDYXXLXY domain-containing protein, with protein sequence MRSPLFFVGLLLALAVPLGLIVQKEHVLSTGKGILLELAPRDPRSLMQGDYMVLDYALTRDLDARRETFPQDGVLVLKLDGDGVGTFARMDSADVPLAPDEHRLRYRIRNGRFRLGAESFFFQEGHARRYERARYAELKTADNGNSVLAGLRDKERKPLGANSADDVDETTIIDTPDEGDVNSIIDAPTDVDAPTTVDAPSIDSPSAADASTDVDTPNEKAPTVIE encoded by the coding sequence ATGCGCTCGCCCCTCTTCTTCGTCGGACTGCTGCTCGCGCTCGCCGTGCCACTGGGCCTCATCGTCCAGAAGGAGCACGTGCTCTCCACTGGCAAGGGCATCCTGCTGGAGCTCGCGCCTCGGGACCCGCGCTCGCTGATGCAGGGCGATTACATGGTGCTCGACTACGCGCTCACCCGGGACCTCGACGCCAGGCGCGAGACGTTTCCCCAGGACGGAGTGCTCGTGCTGAAGCTCGACGGCGACGGCGTGGGGACCTTCGCGCGCATGGACTCGGCCGATGTTCCCCTGGCTCCCGATGAGCACAGGCTGAGATACCGCATCAGGAACGGCCGCTTCCGACTGGGGGCGGAGTCCTTCTTCTTCCAGGAGGGACACGCCAGGCGCTACGAGCGTGCGCGCTACGCGGAGCTGAAGACCGCCGACAACGGCAACAGCGTCCTCGCGGGCCTGCGCGACAAGGAGCGGAAGCCGCTGGGCGCCAACTCCGCTGACGACGTCGACGAGACGACCATCATCGACACTCCCGACGAGGGCGATGTGAACTCCATCATCGATGCGCCCACGGATGTCGATGCGCCCACCACGGTCGATGCGCCCTCCATCGACAGCCCCAGCGCGGCGGACGCTTCTACCGACGTCGACACTCCCAACGAAAAGGCGCCCACCGTCATCGAGTAG